A single genomic interval of Alphaproteobacteria bacterium harbors:
- a CDS encoding polysaccharide deacetylase family protein translates to MFNFQIQNLTRIGRFSNISSILERKEETFGDNQRPDLLLTFDDGYDSQYEVAQNILSQQEIPAIFFIVTNWVGRKGYMTWQQLRELVEYRQFSIGSHTVNHPNLINLSDKDLDHELSYSKSTIEDKLGTSCGLFAIPFGKKTKHYTSAVLEKIGAYYPICFANNRGYYHNSSKNHLEIPRIVPPDTKFSYLFQKLVLNQDLTFADKFLLRLF, encoded by the coding sequence GTGTTTAATTTTCAAATACAAAACCTTACAAGGATAGGGCGTTTTTCTAACATTTCCTCTATACTAGAGAGGAAAGAGGAGACCTTCGGAGATAATCAACGCCCTGATTTATTACTTACTTTTGATGATGGATACGATTCACAGTATGAGGTTGCCCAGAACATTCTTTCCCAGCAAGAAATACCAGCAATCTTCTTTATCGTCACAAATTGGGTTGGTAGAAAAGGTTATATGACATGGCAACAGCTACGAGAGCTAGTAGAATATAGGCAATTTTCTATTGGATCCCATACGGTGAACCATCCAAACTTAATAAACCTGAGTGATAAAGATTTAGATCATGAGCTTTCTTACTCTAAGTCTACTATCGAAGATAAGTTGGGAACATCTTGTGGTTTATTCGCAATCCCATTTGGAAAAAAAACCAAGCATTATACTTCGGCGGTCTTAGAAAAAATAGGAGCCTACTATCCAATATGTTTTGCAAATAATAGGGGCTACTATCATAACTCTTCTAAGAATCATTTAGAAATTCCACGTATTGTTCCTCCAGACACGAAGTTTAGTTATTTGTTTCAAAAGCTTGTGCTTAATCAAGATTTAACTTTTGCCGATAAGTTTCTTTTGAGACTATTTTAG
- a CDS encoding glycosyltransferase family 2 protein has product MFSVIIPTCDRFISLRNAVESVTRQTYEVSEIIIVNNGREKIDKENFSLIKKYSEKLKIINIEPYVGVSKARNCGANIASGKYLAFLDDDDQWPENYIEIANDHISDVDRDCFISDIRMYKNNKIVAEKINKYENFNKYNLFIRNPGFGGSNIIIKKNAFMLVNGYNEKLTTSEDKALLIELLRVKASLFIVPNNYIRASTDDSLSLTRNTWRQISGIFRFIIVYRKEMSFAHVYANLIKCLKLLRKTI; this is encoded by the coding sequence TTGTTTTCTGTAATTATTCCCACGTGTGATCGTTTTATTTCTCTAAGAAATGCAGTGGAATCTGTAACAAGGCAAACATACGAAGTGAGTGAAATTATTATTGTAAATAATGGGCGTGAAAAAATTGATAAGGAAAATTTTTCTCTTATCAAAAAATATTCTGAAAAATTGAAAATTATTAATATTGAACCATACGTCGGAGTATCAAAAGCGCGTAATTGTGGTGCAAATATAGCTTCAGGAAAATACCTAGCCTTTTTAGATGACGACGATCAATGGCCTGAGAATTACATAGAAATAGCAAATGACCATATTTCTGATGTGGATAGGGATTGTTTTATTAGTGATATACGAATGTACAAAAATAATAAAATAGTGGCTGAAAAAATAAATAAGTATGAAAATTTTAATAAATATAATCTATTTATAAGAAACCCCGGGTTTGGTGGAAGTAATATTATAATAAAAAAGAATGCTTTTATGTTAGTTAATGGCTATAACGAAAAACTAACAACGAGTGAAGATAAAGCCTTGTTAATAGAACTTCTAAGGGTGAAAGCCTCTCTTTTTATTGTTCCAAATAACTATATACGTGCTTCTACTGATGATAGTTTAAGTTTGACGAGAAATACTTGGCGGCAAATATCTGGTATTTTTAGATTTATCATTGTATACAGGAAAGAAATGAGCTTTGCTCATGTATATGCTAACTTGATAAAGTGCTTGAAGTTGCTCAGGAAAACCATTTAG